CCTCCAGGGACACCTGTCCGGAGAGCACGTCGCGCACGGTGGCCAGGTAGCGCGACGGCGTGCCCAGGTCCGACCAGTACGCGCGCACGCCCTCGCCCCGGACGGGTACGCCCGCCGCCATCATCCGCACGTAGACGTCGCGATTGATGTCCTCGGGCCCCTCGGGCGTCATGAAGTCGAAGACGCGCGGGGTCATCACGTGCACGCCCGTGAAGTGCCAGGGGGTGAGCCCCTCGCCTCCGGGCCCGAAGCCCGCGATGCGCCGCACCTGGCCCCGCGCATCCACGTCCACCGAGGCGTACTTCTCGTTCTCCGGCATGGGCAGGAGCACCATCGTCGCCGCCGCGCCCGACGCCCGGTGCGCCTGGACCACCGGGCGCAGGTCCACCGGGAAGAGGATGTCGCCGTTGAAGACGAGGAAGTCCTCGCCCGACAGGAAGTCCCTCAGGCCGCGGATGCCGCCGCCGGTGCCCTGGATGACGGGCTCGTGCACCACGTGCAGCGTGAGTCCCGCACGCTCGCACTCGGCGCGAGCGGTGGCCGCCATGACGTCTGGCAGGTGGTGGGTGTTGATGCCCACTTCCCGCACGCCCGCGCCGCGCAGCACCGCCAGGTGGTAGCGGAAGAGGGGCTGGCCGAGGAACGGCAGGGCCGGCTTGGGCCAGCGCTCGGTGAACGGACGCAGGCGCGTGCCCAGCCCCGCGCAGAGAATCATCGCCTTCATGTGCGGCCCCTCTCCTTCTCGTGCGGCGTTCAGCCCAGCTCGGGCACGTACTTCGCCACCAGCTTGCGCAGCCCGCCCATCTCCGGCCGCCGCTCGAAGGCGTCGCGCACGTAGCGCAGCGACGCGGGGATGGACACCAGGAAGCCCGGGTTGCCCTTCACGCGGTTGATGAACTCGAAGCGGCCCGCGTCCTTCATCTTGCGCTGCAGCGTGAGCAGATCGAAGAAGGCCTTGAAGCCCTGGGGCTCGATGCGCTCGCCCGTGAGCTGCGCGAACGTGGCGATGTACCGGTCGAGCATGGCGTCCACGAAGCCGCGGTCCAGCTCCACGTAGCTGTCGCGCAGCAGCGCCACGAGATCGTACTGGCGCGGGCCCTGGAGCGCGTCCTGGAAGTCGATGACCACCAGCTCTCCGTCCTTCACCATGATGTTGCGGCTCTGGTAGTCACGGTGCGTGAAGCCCCGGGGCGCGGCGGCCAGATGCCTGGCGATGTCGCGGAAGACGCGGTCCAGCTCGGCGCGCTCGGCGTCCGTGGGCTTCTTCCCGCTCCACGCCTCCATGCCCCACTCCCGGAAGTGGTGCAGCTCCCAGTCGTAGAGGTCCTCGTCGAAGGCGCGCGTGAAGGCGAGGCACTGGGGGTCCACGTGGCGCTCGGCCTGGGCGCGCAGGCGCGCGAGCAGATCCACCGCCCGGGTGTACAGCTCGTCGCGGTGCTTGCCGCCCTCGAGCGCCGCCTCGAACGTCCTGTCCGTCAGGTCCTCCAGCACCATCATCCCGGCGGGCTCGTCGTAGCGCAGGATGCGCGGCACGCGGATGCCCAGTCCCTCGAGGTAGCGGTGCACGTTGATGAAGGGCAGCTCCTTGGACGGCTCGCCCTTGGATGCCTCCTCGCTCTTCTTCGAGGCATCGAGCGGCATCACCATCAACACCCAGCTCTCTGGCGCGGTGCCCACACGGTAGTACGAGCGGTTGCTCGCATCGCCCTTGAGCTTGGTGATGGGAGCCTGGGGCACGGGGCGGCCAATGGCCTTCCCGACCTGGTCGCGCAGCGCGGCCTCGAGTTCCATAGGGATGCGGTTCTCCTGCAACGGGTGGGTGAAAGCGGCGCGCGAGTATGGGAGCGCGCGCGGACCGGGTCAAAACCCCTGCGCCGGAGCGCGTCATTCCCTTCACTCGCGGGACGTGAATCGTGTCCACTTCCGCGCTGCGCCGCGTCGGAACACGGGGAATCCAGCGGAGTGTTGAATGGGGCCGGGGGGATGACTTCGGTCGGGGTCGACCCCACCCTCACAGAGCGGTAATAAGGGCGCGCCGCTCCCTACCCCAAACGAGAGATCCCGATGGACATCCACGACAACATCCTTTCGGCGATTGGCCACACCCCCCTGGTCAAGCTGCAGCGCCTGGTCGGTCCGAACGACGCGACGGTGCTGGTGAAATGCGAGTTCATGAATCCCGGCGCGTCCATCAAGGACCGGATGGCGCTCTACATCATCGAGAAGGCCGAGCGAGAGGGGAAGCTCAAGCCTGGCGGCACCATCGTGGAGAACACCTCGGGCAACACGGGCATGGGCGTGGCGCTGGCCGCGGCGGTCAAGGGCTACAAGTGCATCTTCACCATGCCGGACAAGATGTCGCTGGAGAAGATCAACCGCCTGAAGGCCTTTGGCGCGCAGGTGGTGGTGACGCCCACGAACGTGCCGGCCGAGGATCCGCGCAGCTACTACGAGACGGCCAAGCGCATCCACCGGGAGACCCCGGGCGCGTTCATGCTCAACCAGTACCACAACCCCGACAACATCGAGGCGCACTACAAGATCACCGGGCCGGAGATCCTCGAGCAGACGGAGGGGAAGATCGACTACTTCGTGTCGGGCCTGGGCACGGGCGGCACGATGAGCGGCGCGGGCAAGTTCCTCAAGGAGAAGATCCCCGGCCTGAAGAACGTGGGCGTGGATCCGGAGGGCTCCGTCTACGAGGGCTACTTCAAGACGGGCAAGCTGACCGAGCCGCACGTCTACAAGGTCGAGGGCATCGGCGAGGACATGCTGTGCGGCGCCATGGACTTCAAGGTGCTGGACGACGTGCGCCAGGTGGATGACCGTCAGAGCTTCGTGGCGGCGCGGCGGCTGGCGCGCGAGGAGGGCATCTTCGCGGGTGGCTCGGCGGGCGCGGCGGTGCACGTGGCGGTGCAGCTCGCCAAGGAAGTGGGCAAGGGCAAGACGATCGTCGTCATCCTCCCCGACACCGGCATGAGCTACATCAGCAAGTTCCACTCGGACGAGTGGATGCGCGACAACGGCTTCATGGAGGAGAAGGGCGCGGGCACGGTGCGCGATCTGCTCCAGGGCAAGAAGAAGGACGTCATCACCGCGCGCAAGGGCCAGCGCGTGGACCAGGTGGTGGAGACGATGCGCCAGCGCGGCATCAGCCAGATGCCGGTGCTCGCCGAGGACGGCCGCGCGCTCGGGATGATCCACGAGTACGATCTGCTCAACGCGCTGGTGGCCAACCAGGTGAAGTTCGCGGACACCATCGACAGCATCGTCACGCCGCTGCAGGGCGTGGTGGCGCCGGAGACGAGCCTCAACCGGCTGCGCGAGGTGTTCAACCAGGACAAGGTCGCCGTGGTGAAGGAGGGCGAGAAGGTGCTCGCCGTCATCACGAAGATCGATCTCATCGAGCACCTGCACCGCGTGGCGGGCTGAGCACGCCCCGTGGAGGTGAACGACGAAGCGGTGAAGGACGCGGTGCGGCGGGCCTGTGAGGACGTGGGCCTGCCACCCGCCTACCGCTTCGCCGTGAGTCAGTTGCTGCGCACCCCTCCCGCCGACTGGCCCACGTGCTGCGGCGAGGGGTGTTTTCCCTGCTCCCAGTCCCTGGCGGACGCGGCGGCCCGGGCGCTGGAGCTGCTCGGCCAGCCGCTCCCGGCGCGCTGACTAGGACAGGCGGGACAGCAGCCGCTCCGCCTGCTCCCGGATGCCCTTTGGCCCCCGCGCCTTGGCCCGGAGCGCGTGCTCGCGTGCCTTGGGCACATCACTGTCGGCGAGCGCCAGCGCCATGTTGAGGTTCAGGCTCGGCTCGTCGGGATGGGCCCCGAGCGCCAACCCCAGGAGCTGCACGGCCTGGGCCGAGCCCCCGGGCCGGGACATGAAGAGCACCGCCAGCTCGTTCGCAGGCCCCGGCGCCTGGGGATCGAGCTTCCAGGCCTCCTCCAACCACTTCAGCGCGCCCACCTCGTCGCCCTCCATGCGGCGCATGTTCGCCAGCGCCAGGCGCGCATCGAGGCCCTTCGGGTCCAACGACAGCGAGGCGTCCAACAACCGCTCGGCCTCCTGCGTGTGGCCCATCATCATGTTCGTCAGGCCGTGCAGGTAGGCCGCCTCGGCACTGCGCGGGCTGTGCGTGCGGAACTCGGCGGCCGTGCGCATCGCGCCCTTCGTCTCGCCCAGCAGCAGATAGAGCTTGATGAGCTCGGGGTAGAGCTCCGCCTTGTCCGGCACCCGCTCCAGGGCCTGCTTCATCATCGCCAGGGCCCGGTTGAGCTGGCCCTGATGGACGAGCAGCCGCGCGGCGAGCAGGGGCGCCCGGTAGTCACCCGGGTCCACCTCGGTGGCCTTCAGGAAGTGCCGCAGGGCCTCCTCTCCCTTGCCTAGCGCCTGCCGCGCCATGCCCAGGGAGATGAGGCCCGAGGGCTCCTCGGGTTGCAGCCGCAGCGCGCGCTCGAACGCCGCCGCGGCGTCCTCGAACCGCCCGCGAGTCAGCAGGGCATGCCCGAGGTTGAGCCACGCGAAGGCATCCGCGTCCTTCCTGCCCGCCAGTTCCCGCAGCGCCTCGAGCGCCTTGTCGTCGTTCGCCATGGACAGCCACCTTCCTCACGCCACTTCGAGCGCCTGCTTCAGGTCGTCGATGAGGTCCTGCGCGTCCTCGATGCCCACGGACAGGCGGATGAGCCCATCGGAGATGCCGAGCAGCTCGCGCGTCTCCTTGGGGACGGAGGCGTGCGTCATGATGGCCGGGTGCTCGATGAGCGACTCCACGCCACCGAGCGACTCGGCGCAGGCGAACACCTTGACGGCCTTGAGGAAGCGGCGCGCGGAGTCCAGACCGCCCTTGATGTCGAAGGTCATCATGCCGCCAAAGCCCTTCATCTGCTTGCGGGCGAGCGCGTACTGGGGGTGGCTCTCCAGACCCGGGTAGGTGGCCTTGCCCACCTTGGGGTGCTTGACGAGGAACTCGGCCACCTTGTGGGCGTTCTGCGCGTGGCGCTCCATGCGCACGCCGAGCGTCTTGACGCCGCGCAGCACCAGGAAGCAGTCCATGGGGCCGGGCACGCCACCCACCGCGTTCTGCAGGAAGCCCATGCGCTGGGCGAGCTCGTCATCGCTCGTGCACACGAAGCCGCCCACCACGTCGCTGTGCCCGTTGAGGTACTTCGTGGTGGAGTGCGCCACCACGTCGAAGCCCAGCTCCAGCGGACGCTGGAAGTACGGGGTCATGAAGGTGTTGTCACACACCGAGAGAATCCCGCGCTTCTTCGCCGTCTCGGCGATGCGCGCCAGGTCGATGAGCTTGAGCATGGGGTTGGTGGGCGACTCCACCCACACCATCTTCGTCTTCGGGGTGATGGCGGCCTCGAAGGACTCCGGGCGGGACAGGTCCACGAAGGAGAACTCCAGGCCATGGCGCCGGAACACCTTGTCGAAGATGCGGAAGGTGCCGCCGTACACGTCGTCCGAGACGACGACGTGGTCGCCCGCGTTGAGCAGGTGCATCAACATGGCCGTGCCGGCCAGGCCCGAGGCGAAGGCGAAGCCGTGCTTCGCGCCCTCGAGCGCCGCCAGACACTCCTGGAGCGCCTTGCGGGTGGGGTTCTGGGTCCGGCTGTACTCGTAGCCCTTGTGCTCACCGGGACCATCCTGGACATAAGTGGAGGTCAGGTAGACCGGCGTCATGATGGCACCGGTGGTGGGATCCGGCTCCTGGCCGGCGTGGATGGCGAGGGTGTCGAAGCGCATGACGGCGGACTAGCACACTCCCCATGTCCCCGGGAGGCCGGGCGAACCCGGGACGGTGTGGGTTCGGAACGCTTGCCGGCTGGTGAAGAGTCGGAGAAGAGAGGGAGCAGGCACACGGGAGAGGACACGTCGGGATGACGACAGCGGACCAGGGCGCCAAGGCGGGGGAAGGAATGTTCGCCAACCGCCTGCGCAAGAACGTGCGGCACTTCCGCAAGTGGGCGAAGGCCCGGGGGCTCACCGCCTTCCGCGTCTATGACCGGGACATCCCCGAATACCCCTATGCCGTGGACCTCTACGGCGAGCGGGTGCACCTGGTGGAGTACCCCCGCCGCAAGGCCATCAAGGGAGGGCTGGAGGAGCAGCGCGAGGAGGTGCTGGCGGCGGTGAAGGAGGTGCTGGACGTGCCGGCGGCGTACATCCACGTGAAGACGCACCTGCCCCAGCCGTGGGGCCGCTCGCAGTACGGGCGGGTGGGCGAGAGCGGCGAGCGCTTCGTGGTGGAGGAGCAGGGACTGAAGTTCTGGGTGAACCTGGGGGACTACCTGGACACGGGCCTGTTCATGGACCACCGGCTGACGCGGGCCCGGGTGCGGGAGGAGGCCCGGGGCAAGAGCTTCCTCAACCTGTTCTGCTACACGGGCGCCTTCACCGTGTACGCCGCGGCGGGCGGGGCCACGCGCACCCTGAGCGTGGACCTGTCCAATACCTATCTCGACTGGGCCGAGGACAACCTGGCGCTCAATGGCCTGTCCAATGCGCGCCACACCCTGCTGCGCGGGGATGCGCTCGCCTGGGTGCTGTCCCAGAAAGACAACCCCGAGGAGACGTTCGACCTGGTGGTATGCGATCCGCCCTCCTTCTCCACGTCCAAGCGCATGCAGGGGACCTTCAACGTGCAGAGGGATCACGTGCGCATGTTGGAGGCGCTCGGCGCGCTGATGTCGCCCGGCGGAGTCCTCTACTTCTCCACCAACTTCCTGGGCTTCGAGCTGAAGGACTCCGCCGTGCGCCACTACGCGAAGGTGGAGGAACTCACCCCGGGCTCCATCCCCGAGGACTTCCAGCGCCAGCACATCCACCGCTGCTGGCGCATGGTGGCACCCCGCTGAGCGTCCGTCTGGCAAGCGCCATGAGACGGTCCAACACCTCGCCAGCCCGCGGCGCATCTGTTAGGAGCGCGGGAGTCGGAAGCGCCGGGCAGTTCCGGTGGGCTTCCGCGGCCTGCCCTCCAAAGAACGCTCTTCTCCGACTGGGACAACGCGAATGAAAACCGAAGACCTGGCGTTCCTCCGCTCCTTCTTCCGCGTGGTCACCGACCAACCCATCGAGTTCAAGGCGAGCGATACGAACCGCTACGTGCCGCTCTATGACACGCCGGAGCTGGCCCCGCATGACCCCGTCAAACTGCTGGCGCGGCCCATCCAGTTCGCCCTCGGGCAGAGCGTGCAACTCTTCTCGGGCTTCCGGGGGAGCGGCAAGAGCACCGAGTTGCACCGCCTTCGCAAGTACCTGAGCGAACAAGGCGACTACAAGGTCGTGCTGTGCGACATCGAGGACTACATCAACCTGTCGCAGAGCGTCGACATCATCGACTTCCTCCTGGCGGTGGCTGGCGCCTTTGGAGACGCGCTCCAAAAAGAGGGCTTCCTCCCGGATGATTCCTCGAAGGAAGGCTATTGGGAGCGCTTCACCTACTTCCTCAAGCGCACGGACCTCAAGGTCCCGGAGATGTCGACGGTAGGAATCAAGGTTGCCCTCAAAAGCGACCCTTCGTTCCGGGAGACGCTGCAGAAGCGCATGGCCGGACACCTGGGCGCGCTGGTCGAGGATGTCCGTACCTACGTCACGGGTTGCGTGAAGAAGGTCAAGGAGCGGCATGGCCCCGATACAGAGGTCGTGCTCCTGCTGGACTCGATGGAGCACATTCGCGGGACATCGACCAACGCGACGGCCGTCCAGGACTCGGTGGTGAACCTGTTCACCAGCCACAGCGACAAGCTCCATTTCGATCACCTGCATGTCGTCTACACGATCCCCCCCTACTTGAAGGTGCTGTACCCCAACCTGGGAACGCTCTACTCCCCGGGCGGAGTCCAGGTGCTACCCGCGTTGAAGGTGCGAGACAGCGAGAGAAATATCTTCCAACCGGGGCTCGACTTGTTGGAGCGGCTCATCTCCGCGCGAGGCGACTGGCAGCGACTGTTGGGCCCGGAGCGCGAGACGCTCGATCGGTTGAGCCTCCTGTCTGGCGGACACCTGCGCGACTTCCTGCGGTTGTTCTCTGAGATCATCCGCCGGGCCGATCGGCTGCCGGTGCCGGAAACCACCGTGGATGCGGCCATCGCCCAGGTCCGCACCGAGTTCCTCCCCATCGCCGACGCGGATGCGAAATGGCTCCACTTGATCGCCACCACACATGGGGTCGCGCTCCCCGACATCAAGCTGCTGCATGATCTCGCGCGCTATCTCGATACCCACCTCGCGCTCTACTACCGTAATGGAAACGAGTGGTACGACGTGCATCCACTCGTGCGCGACGTGGTGAAAGCTCAAGCGGAGGAAGCCACCAGGCGCCAGACGCAGTCCCACTGACAGGGAGGCAGGGAACGCCATGAAGCCCGGCACCGAAGCGGACATCGGCCCCGGAGGCGAAGCGGAGTGGCAGAGATTGCGGCGTCAGGTGGAACTGGCCGAGGGGTTCTGGCTGGGCTTCGTCTTTTCGCCTTCTCCGTTGTCATCAGGAGTGCTCCGTCGACGTACAGAGCGACTCCTCCGCGGGCAGACACGCCGGTTGGCATCGCTCCATCCCGAAGCACCCCCGGACCTCCTGAGCGTGCTTCCCACCCTGTTCACCCCAGAACTCGCGGATGCGGGATGTACATGGGTCGAAGCCCTGCACCTCGACCCGAGTGGTGGAGCAGCATGGCCATGGAAGGAGGCGTGGCTGGAACTGGTCTCTCGCATGAACGAGCGGCGT
Above is a window of Cystobacter fuscus DNA encoding:
- a CDS encoding tetratricopeptide repeat protein — its product is MANDDKALEALRELAGRKDADAFAWLNLGHALLTRGRFEDAAAAFERALRLQPEEPSGLISLGMARQALGKGEEALRHFLKATEVDPGDYRAPLLAARLLVHQGQLNRALAMMKQALERVPDKAELYPELIKLYLLLGETKGAMRTAAEFRTHSPRSAEAAYLHGLTNMMMGHTQEAERLLDASLSLDPKGLDARLALANMRRMEGDEVGALKWLEEAWKLDPQAPGPANELAVLFMSRPGGSAQAVQLLGLALGAHPDEPSLNLNMALALADSDVPKAREHALRAKARGPKGIREQAERLLSRLS
- a CDS encoding cystathionine gamma-synthase, producing the protein MRFDTLAIHAGQEPDPTTGAIMTPVYLTSTYVQDGPGEHKGYEYSRTQNPTRKALQECLAALEGAKHGFAFASGLAGTAMLMHLLNAGDHVVVSDDVYGGTFRIFDKVFRRHGLEFSFVDLSRPESFEAAITPKTKMVWVESPTNPMLKLIDLARIAETAKKRGILSVCDNTFMTPYFQRPLELGFDVVAHSTTKYLNGHSDVVGGFVCTSDDELAQRMGFLQNAVGGVPGPMDCFLVLRGVKTLGVRMERHAQNAHKVAEFLVKHPKVGKATYPGLESHPQYALARKQMKGFGGMMTFDIKGGLDSARRFLKAVKVFACAESLGGVESLIEHPAIMTHASVPKETRELLGISDGLIRLSVGIEDAQDLIDDLKQALEVA
- a CDS encoding aminoglycoside phosphotransferase family protein, translating into MELEAALRDQVGKAIGRPVPQAPITKLKGDASNRSYYRVGTAPESWVLMVMPLDASKKSEEASKGEPSKELPFINVHRYLEGLGIRVPRILRYDEPAGMMVLEDLTDRTFEAALEGGKHRDELYTRAVDLLARLRAQAERHVDPQCLAFTRAFDEDLYDWELHHFREWGMEAWSGKKPTDAERAELDRVFRDIARHLAAAPRGFTHRDYQSRNIMVKDGELVVIDFQDALQGPRQYDLVALLRDSYVELDRGFVDAMLDRYIATFAQLTGERIEPQGFKAFFDLLTLQRKMKDAGRFEFINRVKGNPGFLVSIPASLRYVRDAFERRPEMGGLRKLVAKYVPELG
- a CDS encoding pyridoxal-phosphate dependent enzyme; translated protein: MDIHDNILSAIGHTPLVKLQRLVGPNDATVLVKCEFMNPGASIKDRMALYIIEKAEREGKLKPGGTIVENTSGNTGMGVALAAAVKGYKCIFTMPDKMSLEKINRLKAFGAQVVVTPTNVPAEDPRSYYETAKRIHRETPGAFMLNQYHNPDNIEAHYKITGPEILEQTEGKIDYFVSGLGTGGTMSGAGKFLKEKIPGLKNVGVDPEGSVYEGYFKTGKLTEPHVYKVEGIGEDMLCGAMDFKVLDDVRQVDDRQSFVAARRLAREEGIFAGGSAGAAVHVAVQLAKEVGKGKTIVVILPDTGMSYISKFHSDEWMRDNGFMEEKGAGTVRDLLQGKKKDVITARKGQRVDQVVETMRQRGISQMPVLAEDGRALGMIHEYDLLNALVANQVKFADTIDSIVTPLQGVVAPETSLNRLREVFNQDKVAVVKEGEKVLAVITKIDLIEHLHRVAG
- a CDS encoding class I SAM-dependent methyltransferase, whose amino-acid sequence is MTTADQGAKAGEGMFANRLRKNVRHFRKWAKARGLTAFRVYDRDIPEYPYAVDLYGERVHLVEYPRRKAIKGGLEEQREEVLAAVKEVLDVPAAYIHVKTHLPQPWGRSQYGRVGESGERFVVEEQGLKFWVNLGDYLDTGLFMDHRLTRARVREEARGKSFLNLFCYTGAFTVYAAAGGATRTLSVDLSNTYLDWAEDNLALNGLSNARHTLLRGDALAWVLSQKDNPEETFDLVVCDPPSFSTSKRMQGTFNVQRDHVRMLEALGALMSPGGVLYFSTNFLGFELKDSAVRHYAKVEELTPGSIPEDFQRQHIHRCWRMVAPR
- a CDS encoding nucleotidyltransferase family protein yields the protein MKAMILCAGLGTRLRPFTERWPKPALPFLGQPLFRYHLAVLRGAGVREVGINTHHLPDVMAATARAECERAGLTLHVVHEPVIQGTGGGIRGLRDFLSGEDFLVFNGDILFPVDLRPVVQAHRASGAAATMVLLPMPENEKYASVDVDARGQVRRIAGFGPGGEGLTPWHFTGVHVMTPRVFDFMTPEGPEDINRDVYVRMMAAGVPVRGEGVRAYWSDLGTPSRYLATVRDVLSGQVSLEGLGGDSPFALAPKGPENAWAHASARVEGRVVGPAHFDAGCTVARGAHVGACVSVGAGVRVGEGARLERAAVLEGTEVAPGESLVEVLAWGAHRVAAPL